One window from the genome of Methyloradius palustris encodes:
- the kdpF gene encoding K(+)-transporting ATPase subunit F: MSFITILSGIVSVLLLIYLLYALIKPENF; this comes from the coding sequence ATGAGCTTTATTACTATTTTAAGTGGCATCGTCAGTGTACTGCTGCTGATTTACCTGTTGTACGCCTTGATCAAGCCGGAGAATTTTTAA
- the kdpC gene encoding potassium-transporting ATPase subunit KdpC, whose product MKSYLRPAIALFLGITLITGAIYPLLITGIGKAFFPEQAQGSLIKKDGNIVGSSLIGQNFTDSKYFWGRPSATSPYPNNAAASSGSNQGPLNLALMDAVNGRIAALKQTDPDNKLPVPVDLVTASASGLDPEISPAAAIYQIDRVAKTRGFTPEQVTELVQKHIQGRQFGILGEPRVNVLALNLALDETSKTAK is encoded by the coding sequence ATGAAATCATATTTACGCCCAGCCATCGCTTTGTTTTTAGGGATTACCCTGATTACTGGCGCCATTTACCCACTATTAATAACGGGCATAGGCAAAGCATTTTTCCCAGAACAAGCACAAGGCAGCCTGATTAAAAAAGACGGCAATATTGTAGGCTCAAGCCTGATCGGCCAGAATTTTACTGACTCCAAGTATTTCTGGGGCAGGCCATCTGCCACATCGCCTTACCCTAACAATGCGGCAGCTTCTTCTGGTTCCAATCAGGGGCCACTCAACCTTGCCTTGATGGATGCCGTGAATGGTCGTATCGCCGCCCTTAAACAGACTGACCCTGACAACAAACTACCTGTCCCTGTTGATTTAGTGACGGCTTCTGCCAGTGGCTTAGACCCCGAAATCAGCCCAGCAGCGGCCATTTACCAGATTGACCGCGTTGCAAAAACGCGTGGTTTTACGCCAGAGCAAGTTACCGAGCTGGTACAAAAGCATATTCAAGGTCGCCAGTTCGGCATTTTGGGTGAACCGCGGGTGAATGTGCTGGCATTGAATCTGGCGCTGGATGAAACGTCTAAAACAGCTAAATAA
- the kdpB gene encoding potassium-transporting ATPase subunit KdpB yields the protein MMTRAVSIEEKMTMFDPKLIKPAIVDSFKKLSPQTQWRNPVMFVVYLGSILTTVLFLQALFGKGEAPAGFILLVSIWLWFTVLFANFAEALAEGRSKAQAASLRQSKKNVVAKKLATAKRDSKVSLTDSLSLRKGDIILVEAGDTIPADGEVIDGIASVNESAITGESAPVIRESGGDFSAVTGGTQVLSDWIVVRVTVNPGEAFLDRMIAMVEGAKRQKTPNEIALTILLVALTIVFLLATVTLLPFSIFSVDVAGAGQPATITVLISLLVCLIPTTIAGLLSAIGVAGMSRMMQANVIATSGRAVEAAGDVDVLLLDKTGTITLGNRQASAFVPAAGISENELADVAQLASLADETPEGRSIVVLAKNRFNLRERNMLTLGATFVPFSAQTRMSGVTIGERNIRKGAASAIRQYVESLGGIFADEITVKVDDISRRGSTPLVVADGAKVVGVVELKDIVKGGIKERFAELRAMGIKTIMITGDNRLTAASIAAEAGVDDFLAEATPEAKLALIREHQAQGKLVAMTGDGTNDAPALAQADVAVAMNTGTQAAKEAGNMVDLDSNPTKLIEIVEIGKQMLMTRGSLTTFSIANDIAKYFAIIPAAFATTYPALNTLNVMHLTSPNSAILSAVIFNALIIMFLIPLALKGIPYRAVGAATLLRRNLLIYGLGGIIVPFVGIKLIDVALTIVGLV from the coding sequence ATGATGACCAGAGCAGTAAGTATTGAAGAAAAAATGACCATGTTTGATCCAAAGCTGATCAAGCCAGCGATTGTGGATTCATTTAAAAAACTGAGTCCGCAAACGCAGTGGCGCAACCCGGTAATGTTTGTCGTGTATCTCGGCAGCATACTGACCACTGTGCTTTTCCTGCAGGCTTTATTTGGCAAAGGTGAGGCGCCAGCAGGGTTCATTCTGCTGGTCAGTATCTGGCTGTGGTTCACGGTATTGTTCGCCAATTTTGCCGAGGCTTTGGCAGAAGGCCGTAGCAAGGCGCAAGCGGCTTCGTTGCGCCAATCTAAAAAGAATGTCGTCGCGAAAAAACTGGCGACTGCAAAACGTGATTCAAAAGTGAGCCTGACAGATAGTTTAAGTCTGCGTAAAGGTGACATCATTCTGGTAGAGGCAGGCGATACCATCCCTGCCGATGGCGAAGTGATTGACGGTATCGCCTCGGTCAATGAATCCGCAATCACGGGGGAATCAGCCCCTGTGATTCGCGAATCAGGTGGAGATTTCAGCGCGGTAACAGGTGGTACCCAGGTCTTATCAGACTGGATAGTGGTACGTGTCACCGTGAACCCAGGTGAGGCTTTTCTGGATCGCATGATTGCAATGGTGGAAGGCGCAAAACGCCAAAAAACACCCAATGAAATCGCGCTGACTATCCTTCTAGTGGCACTCACTATCGTATTTTTATTAGCCACTGTCACGCTGCTACCGTTCTCGATATTCAGCGTTGACGTGGCAGGTGCAGGGCAGCCAGCAACGATTACTGTGCTTATTTCGCTGCTGGTCTGCTTGATTCCTACCACCATTGCTGGTTTGCTTTCAGCGATTGGTGTGGCTGGCATGAGCCGTATGATGCAAGCCAATGTCATCGCTACTTCAGGTCGCGCGGTTGAGGCTGCAGGTGATGTGGATGTATTGCTTCTCGATAAAACAGGCACGATTACCTTGGGTAATCGCCAGGCTTCGGCCTTTGTCCCTGCTGCTGGCATCTCAGAGAATGAATTGGCCGATGTTGCGCAACTTGCTTCACTCGCGGATGAAACGCCTGAAGGCCGCAGTATTGTCGTTCTGGCAAAAAATCGCTTCAATTTGCGTGAGCGCAATATGCTGACCTTGGGCGCGACTTTCGTGCCGTTCTCGGCACAAACCCGCATGAGTGGAGTGACCATTGGTGAACGAAACATTCGTAAAGGCGCAGCCAGTGCTATTCGCCAATATGTGGAATCGTTAGGCGGTATTTTTGCCGATGAAATTACGGTAAAGGTGGATGACATCTCACGCCGCGGTAGTACGCCATTAGTGGTGGCGGATGGGGCTAAAGTGGTAGGCGTGGTCGAGCTCAAAGATATTGTTAAAGGTGGCATCAAAGAGCGATTTGCCGAGCTACGTGCCATGGGCATTAAGACCATCATGATTACGGGCGATAATCGCCTGACTGCCGCTTCAATCGCGGCTGAAGCAGGAGTTGATGATTTTCTCGCTGAAGCAACACCAGAGGCCAAGTTAGCGCTGATTCGTGAACATCAAGCCCAAGGCAAGCTGGTGGCCATGACAGGTGACGGTACTAACGATGCGCCAGCACTGGCGCAGGCCGATGTGGCGGTGGCCATGAATACTGGTACGCAGGCTGCCAAAGAGGCTGGCAATATGGTCGATCTGGACTCCAACCCGACCAAGCTGATTGAGATTGTAGAAATCGGCAAGCAGATGCTGATGACACGTGGCTCGCTCACTACCTTCAGTATCGCTAACGATATTGCCAAGTATTTCGCCATTATTCCTGCTGCGTTTGCGACAACTTATCCAGCTTTGAACACGCTGAACGTGATGCATTTGACCAGCCCCAATTCGGCCATTCTGTCGGCGGTTATTTTCAATGCGTTGATCATCATGTTCCTGATTCCGCTCGCGCTCAAAGGTATTCCATACCGCGCAGTTGGTGCAGCCACGCTGTTGCGCCGCAACCTGCTGATATATGGCTTGGGCGGCATCATTGTGCCATTCGTCGGTATCAAGCTGATTGACGTGGCCTTGACGATTGTCGGCTTGGTTTAA
- the kdpA gene encoding potassium-transporting ATPase subunit KdpA, producing MNANTIIQYGLYFVTILLLTKPMGIFIARVMEGNTPLLSKIFSPVERLLYKIGGVDASAEMGWKRYTIALLVFNTLGILVLFLLQRLQLSLPLNPQQFPAVSVDSSFDTAVSFITNTNWQGYAGETTMSYFTQMVGLTVQNFLSAATGIVVVIALIRGFARHSVKTIGNFWVDLTRSTLYILLPLSLVLAAVFMSQGVIQNFSAYQDVSTLETTAYQVPKLDDAGNPLKDASGNPVLDNLTTKTQTLAMGPVASQESIKMLGTNGGGFFNANSAHPYENPTPFTNFLQMVAIFLIPAGLCYAFGLMVGDKRQGWAVFAAMGLIFVVMAGVLVVSEQAGNPAFTAVGIDQSSSLTQAGGNMEGKETRFGIVASSLFATITTAASCGAVNGMHDSLTPIGGLVPMWLIQLGEVVFGGVGSGLYTMLIYAILAVFVAGLMIGRTPEYLGKKIEIFEMKMSSIIILVTPVLVLVGTAIAVMVDPGKAGIANPGAHGFSEILYAVSSASNNNGSAFAGLSANTPFYNYLLAVAMWFGRFGIIIPVLAIAGALAAKKRIQPGLGTLPTHGPLFVSLLIGVVILVGALTYVPALALGPVVEQLMMVGAH from the coding sequence ATGAACGCCAACACTATCATTCAGTACGGCTTATATTTCGTCACCATACTGCTACTGACCAAACCCATGGGCATTTTCATCGCGCGCGTGATGGAAGGCAACACACCCTTACTAAGCAAGATTTTCAGCCCAGTAGAGCGACTGCTCTACAAGATAGGTGGCGTTGATGCCAGCGCCGAAATGGGCTGGAAGCGCTACACGATTGCCCTTCTGGTATTCAATACGCTGGGTATTCTGGTGCTGTTTTTGTTGCAACGCCTGCAATTATCATTGCCTCTCAATCCGCAGCAGTTTCCCGCAGTGAGTGTCGATTCTTCATTCGATACTGCCGTCAGCTTTATCACCAATACCAACTGGCAGGGCTATGCGGGTGAAACAACCATGAGCTATTTCACGCAAATGGTTGGCCTCACCGTGCAAAACTTTCTCTCTGCCGCGACAGGTATTGTCGTTGTCATCGCTTTGATTCGCGGTTTCGCGCGTCATTCGGTGAAGACTATCGGCAACTTTTGGGTAGACCTCACACGCTCTACTTTATACATTCTGCTGCCACTATCTTTGGTGCTGGCTGCTGTATTCATGAGCCAGGGTGTTATCCAGAACTTTAGCGCTTATCAGGATGTTTCAACGCTTGAAACGACTGCCTATCAAGTACCCAAGCTGGATGATGCGGGTAACCCGTTAAAAGACGCGAGCGGTAATCCTGTGCTTGATAACTTGACTACCAAAACACAGACACTCGCCATGGGTCCAGTGGCTTCGCAAGAATCTATCAAAATGCTGGGTACCAATGGTGGCGGCTTCTTTAATGCCAACTCGGCGCATCCTTACGAGAACCCAACACCATTTACCAATTTCTTGCAGATGGTGGCGATTTTCCTGATTCCTGCTGGGCTCTGTTATGCCTTCGGTTTGATGGTGGGCGATAAACGTCAGGGTTGGGCGGTATTTGCTGCCATGGGCCTTATCTTTGTTGTGATGGCTGGTGTGCTGGTGGTTTCTGAACAGGCGGGCAACCCCGCATTTACTGCGGTTGGTATTGACCAATCCAGCTCGTTAACGCAAGCAGGCGGTAATATGGAGGGCAAGGAAACGCGTTTTGGTATCGTTGCGTCTTCGCTGTTTGCCACGATTACCACCGCTGCTTCTTGTGGCGCTGTCAATGGCATGCATGACTCGCTGACCCCGATTGGCGGCCTTGTGCCAATGTGGCTGATTCAGTTGGGTGAAGTCGTGTTTGGTGGTGTTGGCTCTGGCCTTTATACCATGCTCATCTACGCCATTCTGGCCGTGTTTGTGGCAGGTTTGATGATAGGCCGTACGCCTGAGTACCTGGGTAAAAAGATCGAGATATTCGAGATGAAGATGTCATCCATCATCATATTGGTAACACCTGTGCTGGTGCTGGTAGGCACCGCCATCGCGGTGATGGTTGACCCTGGTAAAGCAGGTATTGCCAACCCTGGTGCGCATGGTTTTAGTGAAATTCTGTATGCGGTTTCTTCTGCTTCTAATAATAACGGCAGCGCATTCGCGGGCCTTTCTGCCAATACGCCTTTCTATAACTATCTGTTGGCAGTTGCCATGTGGTTTGGCCGCTTCGGCATCATCATCCCAGTGCTGGCAATCGCAGGTGCGCTGGCCGCTAAAAAGCGCATCCAGCCTGGCCTCGGCACTTTGCCTACGCACGGCCCGCTATTCGTGAGCTTGCTGATTGGCGTGGTGATTCTGGTCGGTGCATTGACCTACGTGCCTGCCCTTGCCCTTGGCCCAGTGGTCGAGCAGTTGATGATGGTTGGCGCTCACTAA
- a CDS encoding (2Fe-2S) ferredoxin domain-containing protein, whose protein sequence is MSYFQHHVFFCLNQRDKGESCCANLGAEAAFDHMKSRVKALKLNKNHEVRINRAGCLDRCELGPVMVVYPETIWYQFVDNDDIDEIIESHLVNGKPVERLMV, encoded by the coding sequence ATGAGTTATTTTCAACACCATGTATTTTTCTGTTTGAATCAGCGCGATAAAGGTGAGTCATGTTGCGCCAATCTAGGTGCCGAGGCTGCTTTCGATCACATGAAATCGCGCGTTAAAGCCTTAAAGCTCAATAAAAATCATGAAGTACGTATAAACCGCGCAGGTTGCCTAGATCGTTGCGAACTAGGCCCCGTGATGGTGGTGTATCCAGAAACCATCTGGTATCAGTTTGTGGATAATGACGATATTGATGAGATTATCGAATCCCATCTGGTTAACGGAAAGCCAGTCGAACGGCTGATGGTCTAG
- the kdpE gene encoding two-component system response regulator KdpE yields MSEPLANIIVIEDEQQIRRFIITSLENADLQVHSAETGQQGLIEVGTRKPDTVVLDLGLPDMDGIEVIQQIRSWSTVPIIVLSARTDEVEKVKALDAGADDYLTKPFGSAELLARIRAQLRRRSLAVEGNSNNGLYSFGEITVDLPKRQVFRASELVHLTPIEFRLLGILIRNSGRVVTQRQLLKEVWGPTYVESSHYLRIYMGHLRQKLEEDAAQPKYLITETGVGYRLAT; encoded by the coding sequence ATGTCTGAACCGCTCGCCAACATTATCGTCATTGAAGATGAACAGCAGATTCGCCGCTTCATCATCACCTCTTTAGAAAATGCCGACCTGCAAGTCCATAGCGCGGAGACGGGCCAACAAGGCCTGATCGAAGTCGGCACGCGTAAGCCAGACACCGTAGTGCTAGACCTTGGCTTGCCTGATATGGACGGCATCGAAGTGATTCAGCAAATCCGCAGCTGGAGCACGGTGCCGATTATCGTGCTATCTGCCCGCACCGATGAGGTAGAAAAAGTCAAAGCGCTAGATGCTGGTGCCGATGATTACCTGACCAAACCATTCGGCAGTGCAGAACTGCTCGCCAGAATCCGTGCCCAACTACGCCGCAGGTCACTTGCGGTAGAAGGCAACAGCAACAATGGCCTATACAGCTTTGGCGAAATCACAGTTGATTTACCCAAACGTCAGGTATTTCGCGCATCCGAGCTAGTGCATCTCACCCCAATAGAATTCAGGCTGCTCGGCATACTCATCAGAAACTCTGGCCGCGTAGTTACACAACGCCAACTACTCAAAGAAGTGTGGGGCCCAACCTATGTCGAAAGCAGTCATTATCTGCGTATCTACATGGGGCATTTAAGACAAAAGCTGGAAGAAGATGCAGCGCAGCCTAAATACCTGATTACCGAGACGGGTGTTGGGTATCGGTTGGCGACTTAA
- a CDS encoding energy transducer TonB, with the protein MNPRIALTKWSLKLKRYTQYMGPLGIMLLVSFLLHAGLIVSLKFELPSPKFFQDKMPALDIVLVNAKTKSKPTKADLLAQANLNRGGNTDDNRHLKSALPPPKDQQLDTSIKPATEAKQAAKKLADTANQAELTQQRVAELEKQAQELMTQINAKNKVETNPTQKAAAAQTQKGQQDNTAKKLDAADLMASSLDIARFEAQIAKEQDEYQKRPKRKYIGARTQEYRFATYVEAWRQKVEKIGNLNYPEAAKTQKLYGQLRMTVSIKSDGSIESISIDQSSGSKVLDDAAKNIVTMAAPYAAFPDDIRKDTDILGITRTWTFTKQDSLATEQ; encoded by the coding sequence TTGAACCCTCGCATCGCCTTGACCAAATGGAGCTTGAAGCTGAAGCGCTATACCCAGTACATGGGCCCACTGGGTATCATGTTGCTGGTTTCGTTTTTGCTGCATGCTGGCCTGATTGTGTCACTCAAATTTGAGTTACCTTCGCCCAAGTTTTTTCAGGACAAAATGCCGGCGCTCGATATTGTGCTGGTGAATGCCAAGACCAAGAGCAAGCCAACAAAAGCAGATCTACTGGCGCAGGCTAACTTGAATCGTGGTGGTAATACGGACGACAACCGGCACCTAAAATCAGCCTTGCCACCTCCAAAAGACCAGCAGCTGGATACCTCGATCAAGCCCGCCACTGAAGCCAAGCAAGCAGCAAAGAAACTGGCAGATACTGCTAACCAGGCCGAACTCACCCAGCAACGCGTGGCTGAACTGGAAAAACAGGCTCAAGAATTGATGACACAGATCAATGCCAAAAACAAAGTAGAAACCAACCCCACACAAAAAGCCGCTGCTGCACAAACACAAAAAGGCCAGCAGGATAATACGGCTAAAAAACTGGATGCCGCAGACTTGATGGCGAGTAGCCTGGATATTGCGCGTTTCGAGGCGCAGATTGCCAAAGAGCAGGACGAATACCAGAAGCGCCCCAAGCGTAAATATATAGGGGCACGTACGCAGGAGTATCGGTTTGCCACCTATGTGGAAGCCTGGCGGCAGAAAGTGGAGAAAATAGGTAACCTGAATTATCCAGAAGCCGCCAAGACCCAGAAATTATATGGTCAGTTGCGTATGACGGTCTCGATTAAATCGGATGGCAGTATCGAGAGTATTTCCATCGACCAGAGCTCGGGTTCTAAGGTACTTGATGATGCTGCCAAAAATATTGTCACCATGGCAGCGCCTTATGCTGCCTTCCCTGACGATATACGCAAAGATACCGATATTCTCGGCATTACCCGTACCTGGACATTTACCAAGCAAGACAGCTTGGCGACTGAGCAGTAG
- a CDS encoding HIT family protein gives MNSCELCRTPGGELLWQDSFCRVVRIEDADYPGFCRVILNQHIKEMSDLSIKDRERLMATVFAVEQVLRDVLQPEKINLASLGNMTPHLHWHVIPRYKEDRNFPNPIWGDRIRESLPQQLDTATAAKLKAEIQRILG, from the coding sequence TTGAATAGCTGTGAGTTATGCAGAACACCAGGCGGCGAACTGTTATGGCAAGACAGTTTTTGCCGTGTAGTGCGGATTGAGGATGCTGATTACCCGGGCTTTTGCCGCGTGATACTCAACCAGCATATAAAGGAAATGAGTGATCTATCAATCAAAGATAGAGAACGGCTGATGGCCACAGTGTTTGCGGTAGAACAGGTATTACGTGATGTTCTTCAGCCGGAAAAGATCAATTTGGCCAGCTTGGGGAATATGACACCACATCTGCATTGGCATGTGATTCCACGTTATAAAGAAGACAGGAATTTCCCTAACCCAATCTGGGGTGACAGGATACGGGAATCTTTACCACAGCAACTAGATACAGCTACGGCAGCAAAACTCAAGGCAGAGATACAACGAATATTAGGTTAA
- the kdpD gene encoding two-component system sensor histidine kinase KdpD, whose amino-acid sequence MNDQRPDPDQLLEKIQLEDAKQKRGKLKIFFGGCAGVGKTFAMLSAAQVLARQGLEVLIGVIETHGRKDTEAQLSGLIQLPLKSVEYRGRTLTEFDLDAALKRKPALILMDELAHSNVDGSRHPKRWQDVEELLAAGIDVYSTLNVQHLESLNDVVGQITGVRVAETLPDKVFDLADEVTLVDLSPEELLRRLQDGKVYIPQQAEQARKNFFRKGNLIALREMALRRTADRVDAQMREYRADQSIQQVWQAHDRILVGVGSGPEAEQLVRVTARLAASLKADWLAVYVETPALQRLTDQERNAILKTMRLAQDLGAETATLSGTEISRVLLGYARSRNVSKLVVGKPTRSFFYRLISPSVTDRLTRDAIDVDIHIVVRQAQDKSRIKPDNAIRTAFGLTPEQVSRTKRRGYVWAITVSAASSIVAHLLLQSFELSNLIMLYLLGVVLISAKFGRGPGIFSSVLSVSAFDFFFVPPRFSFSVSDTQYLLTFAVMFIVALVISQLTASLRYQAVVANYREKRSRALYDLGKQLASALTSSHIVEISTHHLSGIFQSKIAIVLPDSQDKLHDHAEVVHASDDGALAEHIEKVDSGIAQWVYDNQEEAGLGTNTLPSSAHLYLPLKAPMRTRGVLVIEPASPAQIFLPEQRQLLDTFAAQIALALERVHYVEVARDALVNMESERLRNSLLSAISHDLRTPLTSILGISGILKAQSEQNPLVAVENQQSMISALHEQTFRMQQLVINLLDMARLQSGKIQLNRQWQMLEEIVGSALRIMRPTLEKHQVSTHLPEDLPLLQFDAVMLERVLCNLLDNACKYTPENSMITISARQNGQDVWVSVADNGPGLPAGLGDHIFDKFTRGEKESAKPGVGLGLSICQAIIQAHGGKICAETQVPHGAIFIFSLPLGKPPAMPVAEDVNIALENSMLESPDV is encoded by the coding sequence ATGAATGATCAGCGCCCCGACCCCGACCAGTTATTGGAGAAAATCCAGCTAGAAGATGCCAAGCAAAAGCGTGGCAAGCTGAAGATATTTTTCGGAGGTTGTGCGGGTGTTGGTAAAACCTTTGCCATGCTTTCTGCCGCCCAGGTGTTGGCGCGGCAGGGTCTGGAGGTGCTAATTGGCGTGATTGAAACGCATGGTCGCAAAGATACCGAAGCCCAGCTAAGTGGCTTGATTCAATTGCCACTCAAGTCAGTTGAATACCGTGGTCGTACCCTCACTGAATTTGATCTGGATGCAGCCCTCAAGCGCAAACCAGCACTGATTTTGATGGATGAGCTGGCACACTCCAATGTCGATGGTTCGCGCCACCCCAAACGCTGGCAAGATGTAGAAGAGTTGCTCGCCGCTGGCATTGATGTGTACAGCACGCTCAACGTACAACATCTGGAAAGCCTGAATGACGTGGTTGGCCAGATTACAGGGGTTCGCGTCGCCGAGACCCTGCCCGATAAAGTGTTTGATCTTGCCGATGAAGTGACGCTGGTCGACCTTTCACCAGAAGAGCTCTTGCGTCGCCTGCAAGATGGGAAAGTCTATATTCCGCAACAAGCTGAACAGGCGCGCAAGAATTTCTTTCGCAAGGGCAATTTAATTGCCCTGCGTGAAATGGCGCTGCGCAGAACGGCAGACCGCGTAGATGCGCAGATGCGTGAATACCGCGCCGACCAATCCATTCAGCAAGTCTGGCAGGCACATGACCGTATTCTGGTTGGTGTTGGTTCTGGCCCCGAAGCCGAGCAACTAGTGCGCGTTACAGCAAGGTTGGCAGCAAGTCTCAAAGCTGATTGGTTGGCTGTATATGTGGAAACCCCAGCGCTACAAAGGCTCACTGACCAAGAGCGGAATGCCATCCTCAAAACCATGCGTCTGGCGCAAGATTTGGGCGCTGAAACTGCTACGTTAAGTGGCACTGAAATAAGTCGCGTTTTACTAGGTTATGCCCGCAGCCGCAATGTTTCCAAGTTGGTAGTGGGCAAGCCGACGCGTTCATTTTTTTATAGGCTCATCAGCCCCAGTGTGACCGACCGATTGACGCGTGACGCGATTGATGTGGATATCCATATCGTGGTGCGCCAGGCGCAGGATAAAAGCCGTATCAAGCCTGATAATGCCATTAGAACCGCTTTTGGATTAACGCCTGAACAAGTGAGCCGAACCAAGCGGCGTGGCTATGTTTGGGCGATTACGGTGAGTGCGGCTTCATCCATCGTTGCGCATTTACTGCTGCAATCGTTTGAGCTATCCAACCTGATCATGCTGTATTTATTGGGCGTGGTGCTGATTTCAGCCAAATTTGGCCGTGGACCTGGTATTTTTTCCTCTGTGCTCAGTGTTTCAGCGTTTGACTTCTTCTTTGTGCCGCCCCGATTTTCCTTTTCGGTTTCTGACACGCAATATCTGCTCACCTTCGCTGTCATGTTCATTGTTGCATTGGTCATCAGCCAATTGACCGCGAGTTTGCGCTACCAGGCCGTAGTCGCTAACTATCGTGAAAAACGCAGCCGCGCATTGTATGACTTGGGCAAGCAGTTGGCGTCAGCACTCACTTCCAGCCACATTGTGGAAATCAGTACGCACCATCTATCTGGCATATTTCAGTCCAAAATTGCGATAGTGCTACCAGATAGCCAGGACAAGCTGCACGATCATGCAGAAGTCGTGCATGCCAGCGATGATGGGGCGCTAGCGGAGCATATTGAAAAAGTCGATAGCGGGATCGCGCAATGGGTGTATGACAATCAGGAAGAAGCTGGTCTGGGCACTAATACTTTACCTTCCAGTGCCCACCTTTATTTGCCGCTCAAGGCACCCATGCGCACGCGTGGTGTGCTAGTTATTGAGCCAGCCAGCCCAGCGCAGATATTTTTGCCAGAGCAGCGCCAGTTGCTCGATACCTTTGCCGCCCAAATCGCCTTGGCGCTAGAGCGCGTGCACTATGTTGAAGTCGCCCGCGATGCCTTGGTGAATATGGAATCTGAACGCTTGAGAAACTCATTGCTAAGCGCTATTTCGCATGATCTACGAACGCCGCTAACTTCCATTCTGGGAATCAGTGGCATATTAAAAGCGCAAAGTGAGCAAAATCCATTGGTTGCCGTTGAGAATCAGCAATCCATGATTAGTGCGCTACATGAGCAGACTTTCCGCATGCAGCAACTGGTCATCAATCTGCTCGATATGGCGCGTTTGCAATCAGGCAAAATACAACTCAATCGGCAATGGCAGATGCTGGAAGAAATCGTCGGCTCAGCATTGCGCATCATGCGGCCAACATTGGAGAAACATCAGGTTTCAACCCATTTGCCTGAAGACCTGCCGCTATTACAGTTCGATGCGGTGATGCTGGAGCGTGTGCTTTGTAACCTCTTAGATAACGCCTGCAAATACACGCCAGAAAATTCCATGATTACCATTTCTGCCCGCCAAAATGGTCAGGATGTATGGGTATCAGTCGCCGATAATGGCCCAGGTCTGCCAGCAGGCTTGGGCGATCATATTTTTGATAAATTCACCCGCGGCGAAAAAGAGTCAGCCAAGCCAGGGGTGGGTTTGGGCTTATCTATTTGCCAGGCGATTATTCAGGCACACGGTGGCAAGATCTGTGCAGAAACCCAAGTGCCACATGGCGCGATTTTTATCTTTTCTTTACCCTTAGGCAAGCCACCCGCGATGCCTGTGGCTGAGGATGTGAATATCGCGCTGGAAAACTCAATGCTAGAATCGCCAGATGTCTGA